In Candidatus Thermodiscus eudorianus, a single genomic region encodes these proteins:
- the gcvH gene encoding glycine cleavage system protein GcvH gives MTDRRYTDSDEWALLEDGRVRVGITDYAQKRLTDIVGVELPEVGDEVSKGDAIATLESMKATADVYAPVSGRIVEVNEDLYEEPELINKDPYGKGWIVVIEATDKGEYEELLGPEEYVESVKKRHH, from the coding sequence ATGACTGACAGAAGGTACACTGACTCCGACGAGTGGGCTCTCCTTGAGGACGGCAGGGTTAGGGTGGGCATAACCGATTACGCGCAGAAGAGGCTGACCGACATTGTCGGGGTCGAGCTACCCGAGGTCGGCGATGAGGTGAGCAAGGGCGATGCCATCGCTACCCTGGAGTCTATGAAGGCCACAGCCGACGTCTACGCGCCAGTCTCGGGCAGGATCGTCGAGGTTAACGAGGACCTATACGAGGAGCCGGAGCTCATAAACAAGGACCCCTACGGCAAGGGGTGGATCGTAGTCATAGAGGCTACGGATAAGGGGGAGTACGAGGAGCTGCTCGGCCCCGAGGAGTACGTCGAGAGCGTTAAGAAGAGGCACCACTAG
- a CDS encoding succinate dehydrogenase/fumarate reductase iron-sulfur subunit, protein MTFDPKAATRTPPKKVTFRIKRYDPVSGKEWWQDYTVETYRGMTVLDALLKIKEEIDHTIVMRYSCRMGVCGSCGMVINGMPRLACQTQIAEVATEANPVITVEPLKNHPVVRDLLTDFTKFFEKHRKVKPYLIRKDVEERETGDYEYEVLPEEHYNIYEYTLCIACGLCYSACPVVASTDRFLGPQALAYAWRYVADPRDEAWQERLEMIDGDEGPFSCHYAASCSAVCPKMVDPAAAIQRLRSALIKYRLGLYKKERISKKVGPMEEKKPRKDLPPEAKPVEGVDPWKKNEEPPNIPVEELIA, encoded by the coding sequence GTGACGTTCGACCCGAAGGCGGCTACGAGGACTCCCCCTAAGAAGGTTACCTTCAGGATCAAGAGATATGATCCAGTGTCTGGGAAGGAGTGGTGGCAGGACTACACGGTCGAGACCTATAGGGGCATGACTGTGCTGGACGCGCTCCTCAAGATAAAGGAGGAGATCGACCACACCATAGTTATGAGATACAGCTGTAGAATGGGGGTCTGCGGCAGCTGTGGAATGGTCATTAACGGCATGCCCAGGCTCGCGTGCCAGACGCAGATAGCAGAGGTGGCGACCGAAGCGAACCCCGTCATAACAGTGGAGCCGTTGAAGAACCACCCCGTGGTAAGAGACCTGCTGACGGACTTCACCAAGTTCTTCGAGAAGCACAGGAAGGTCAAGCCCTACCTGATAAGGAAGGATGTAGAGGAGAGGGAGACGGGAGACTACGAATACGAGGTACTACCGGAAGAGCACTACAACATATACGAGTACACCCTATGTATAGCCTGTGGGCTATGTTACAGCGCATGCCCTGTAGTGGCCAGCACCGATAGGTTCCTAGGGCCACAGGCCCTAGCATACGCCTGGAGGTATGTAGCCGATCCCAGGGACGAGGCCTGGCAGGAGAGGCTTGAGATGATCGATGGCGACGAGGGACCCTTCAGCTGCCACTACGCAGCTAGCTGCTCCGCGGTCTGTCCGAAGATGGTTGACCCGGCCGCGGCTATACAGAGGCTACGGTCTGCCCTGATAAAGTATAGGCTTGGCCTCTACAAGAAGGAGAGGATCTCCAAGAAGGTTGGCCCAATGGAGGAGAAGAAGCCTAGGAAGGATCTACCGCCAGAAGCAAAGCCTGTTGAGGGCGTTGATCCCTGGAAGAAGAACGAGGAGCCGCCCAATATACCTGTCGAGGAGCTAATCGCTTAA
- a CDS encoding ribbon-helix-helix protein, CopG family, which yields MRVVSFKVEEDLLEVLEEYARRKRISKSELIRRALRNFISETEERPYITRRVRVY from the coding sequence ATGAGAGTAGTCTCATTCAAAGTCGAGGAGGACTTGCTGGAGGTTCTAGAGGAGTACGCCAGGAGGAAGAGGATCAGCAAGAGCGAATTGATCAGGAGGGCTCTCCGCAACTTTATAAGCGAGACAGAGGAGAGGCCATACATCACCCGGCGAGTCCGAGTGTACTAG
- a CDS encoding succinate dehydrogenase, with the protein MGVRSKENRPGWVASINPWVLRIVNNPERLAFVLHRITGVLMALIVMAHIYVTGTPAHTGWEAWIEEVSKAQGITPVTLYFFFFAGIAWYHGLNGIRLLLVEFLGVCIGRPEKPKPPYVPPSLKACQRRLLYLVFILWPILWAATGYILFVK; encoded by the coding sequence ATGGGTGTTAGGAGCAAGGAGAATAGGCCTGGCTGGGTGGCTAGTATAAACCCCTGGGTCCTCAGGATCGTCAACAACCCTGAGAGACTCGCCTTCGTATTGCACAGGATAACCGGAGTCCTCATGGCTCTCATAGTAATGGCCCACATCTACGTTACCGGGACGCCAGCCCACACGGGTTGGGAGGCGTGGATCGAGGAGGTCAGCAAGGCTCAAGGTATAACTCCAGTGACGCTCTACTTCTTCTTCTTCGCCGGTATAGCATGGTACCACGGGCTCAACGGGATTAGGCTGTTACTCGTCGAGTTCCTGGGAGTGTGCATTGGGAGGCCTGAGAAGCCGAAGCCGCCGTACGTTCCGCCTAGCTTGAAGGCTTGCCAGAGGAGGCTGTTGTACCTGGTGTTTATACTGTGGCCGATACTCTGGGCCGCTACAGGATACATCTTGTTTGTCAAGTGA
- a CDS encoding DUF1152 domain-containing protein, protein MQEQDIAYDSLRSLARRHKRILVYGAGGGGDALGAVHLYMKLKDYGAEPIIGSVVWERFPVDPYPGPIPLETLINAEPIGWSAALVTGESVALRYGYEVKFQLARVAGALGVEGLFIDISKGVVGVAEALRAAREALEVEAVIALDTGGDILAVGCEDNLWSPLADAVSLAGLAEAGLPALVAVHGPGADGELSQDQVLRYISRIAGEDGLIEVSGLSKMETEYISRIMENIYSESSKIPVYAFKGEYGEKEIRAKTRRVHVNPVTAATFILDAGKVFQWSEQAKAVSGTRGIGQAKERLNAYCIVTELDLELELSRLKESPTPRAQTLDEIRRSLRRRLMARGCKAFSCKA, encoded by the coding sequence ATGCAGGAGCAAGACATCGCTTATGACAGCCTCCGCTCACTAGCCAGGAGGCACAAGAGGATACTCGTGTATGGTGCTGGGGGCGGGGGAGACGCCCTTGGAGCAGTACACCTCTACATGAAGCTGAAAGACTATGGGGCGGAGCCCATAATAGGCTCTGTCGTATGGGAGCGGTTCCCAGTAGACCCATACCCAGGCCCCATACCATTGGAGACGCTCATCAACGCGGAGCCCATAGGGTGGAGCGCAGCCCTGGTGACGGGCGAGAGCGTAGCATTGAGGTATGGTTACGAGGTCAAGTTTCAGCTAGCTAGAGTAGCGGGGGCTCTCGGTGTGGAGGGTCTCTTCATAGATATAAGCAAGGGCGTGGTTGGCGTTGCAGAAGCCCTAAGGGCGGCCAGGGAGGCCTTGGAGGTGGAGGCTGTTATAGCCCTGGATACCGGGGGTGATATACTCGCCGTAGGCTGCGAGGATAACCTCTGGAGCCCCCTAGCCGACGCGGTAAGCCTAGCCGGCCTAGCCGAGGCCGGGCTGCCAGCTCTAGTAGCGGTTCATGGCCCCGGGGCCGACGGCGAGCTCTCGCAGGACCAGGTCCTACGCTATATCTCCCGCATAGCAGGAGAGGACGGGTTGATAGAAGTCTCTGGACTAAGTAAAATGGAGACAGAATACATATCAAGGATAATGGAAAACATCTACAGTGAATCCTCAAAGATTCCGGTCTATGCCTTCAAGGGGGAATACGGGGAGAAGGAAATCAGAGCTAAGACGAGGAGAGTCCACGTTAACCCGGTAACAGCGGCGACATTCATACTAGACGCTGGCAAGGTATTCCAATGGAGCGAGCAGGCTAAGGCAGTCTCCGGGACCCGGGGAATAGGACAGGCCAAGGAGAGGCTCAACGCCTACTGCATAGTAACGGAGCTCGACCTTGAGCTGGAGCTCTCTAGGCTCAAGGAGTCTCCCACTCCAAGAGCGCAGACGCTAGACGAGATCCGGAGGAGCCTCAGGCGTAGGCTTATGGCGAGGGGCTGTAAAGCCTTCAGCTGTAAAGCCTAG
- a CDS encoding succinate dehydrogenase/fumarate reductase flavoprotein subunit, which yields MPVVETIEHDVVILGTGIAGLRAAVEIKRKYGDKVDVGLVSKIQLMRSHSVSAEGGTAAVLYPEEGDSYALHAWDTVKGSDFLADQEAVWLFVKLMPEEIRLLDHWGLPWSRRPDGRIAQRPFGGHSHRRTVFAADKTGFYEMQTLYNKLLEYDGWERYDEWFGTNFVVEDGIFKGLYAINWKEGKLYYFKAKAAIIAAGGGGRLYNFTTYAHTVTGDGYAMALRAGVPLKDPEFIQFHPTGLIPSGILITEGARGEGGYLLNNKGERFMLRSDCAPTKGELAPRDIVSRCEMKEILEGRGFKDEVSGLGYVLLDLRHLGEEKINERLPAVREIAIRYAGIDPVEEPIPVRPVAHYTMGGIHTDMYYRVLDEEGRWIKGLFAAGEVAAASVHGANRLGSNSTAECLTSGRIAGVLAAEYVLKGAEAKTVSPERHKQEEDFVWGLLKRESGVPSYEIKRELRTAMGENFYVFRTGDGIRAALSKILELRKKFKNEAYIEDKGTVYNTDLQSALETINLLDVALAAVKAGLERTESRGAHYRLDYPKRDDENWLKHTLVLRSGEDDVRLAYTPVDVSTWKPVERKY from the coding sequence ATGCCTGTAGTAGAGACCATTGAACACGACGTGGTGATTCTCGGAACCGGCATCGCCGGGCTTAGAGCGGCCGTCGAGATCAAGAGAAAATATGGAGACAAGGTCGACGTGGGGCTCGTGAGCAAGATACAGTTGATGAGGAGCCACAGCGTGAGTGCAGAGGGGGGAACAGCCGCCGTACTATACCCGGAGGAGGGAGACAGCTACGCCCTACACGCATGGGACACGGTAAAGGGCTCCGACTTCCTAGCAGACCAGGAAGCCGTATGGCTATTCGTCAAGCTGATGCCCGAGGAGATACGCCTGCTAGACCACTGGGGACTACCATGGAGCAGGAGGCCCGATGGGAGGATAGCGCAGAGGCCCTTCGGTGGCCACTCCCATAGGAGAACAGTCTTCGCGGCCGACAAGACCGGGTTCTACGAGATGCAGACACTATACAACAAGCTATTAGAGTATGATGGATGGGAGAGGTACGACGAGTGGTTCGGCACCAACTTCGTAGTCGAGGACGGCATCTTCAAGGGACTCTACGCCATAAACTGGAAGGAGGGGAAGCTATACTACTTCAAGGCCAAGGCAGCCATAATAGCGGCTGGAGGAGGCGGCAGGCTATACAACTTCACAACCTACGCCCACACCGTGACGGGAGACGGCTACGCCATGGCACTGAGGGCCGGAGTCCCCCTAAAGGACCCGGAGTTCATCCAGTTCCACCCCACCGGGCTCATACCCAGCGGCATACTGATAACAGAGGGCGCCAGGGGCGAGGGAGGATACCTCCTAAACAACAAGGGAGAGCGGTTCATGCTAAGGAGCGACTGCGCCCCCACCAAGGGCGAGCTAGCCCCCAGAGACATCGTGTCGAGGTGTGAGATGAAGGAGATCCTAGAGGGCAGGGGGTTCAAAGACGAGGTATCCGGGCTAGGATACGTCCTGCTAGACCTGAGGCACCTAGGCGAGGAAAAGATAAACGAGAGGCTCCCAGCCGTCAGAGAAATCGCAATCAGATACGCCGGTATAGACCCGGTTGAAGAGCCGATACCCGTGAGGCCTGTAGCCCACTACACGATGGGCGGCATACACACCGACATGTACTACCGGGTCCTCGACGAGGAGGGCAGGTGGATCAAGGGTCTATTCGCTGCCGGAGAAGTAGCGGCTGCCAGTGTGCATGGCGCCAACAGGCTCGGGAGCAATAGCACCGCGGAGTGCCTGACCAGCGGTAGGATAGCTGGAGTACTGGCGGCCGAGTACGTGTTGAAGGGCGCCGAGGCTAAGACAGTCAGTCCAGAGAGGCATAAGCAGGAGGAGGACTTCGTATGGGGCCTCCTGAAGAGGGAGAGCGGTGTACCGAGTTATGAGATCAAGAGGGAGCTCAGGACTGCCATGGGAGAGAACTTCTACGTCTTCAGGACTGGAGATGGTATAAGGGCTGCGCTCAGCAAGATACTAGAGCTCCGGAAGAAGTTCAAGAACGAAGCCTACATAGAGGACAAGGGGACGGTCTACAACACAGACCTGCAATCAGCGCTCGAAACGATAAACCTGCTGGACGTGGCCTTGGCAGCGGTTAAGGCTGGCTTGGAGAGGACCGAGTCGCGTGGAGCCCACTACAGGCTCGACTACCCGAAGAGGGACGACGAGAACTGGCTCAAGCACACCCTAGTCCTGAGGAGTGGCGAGGACGATGTCAGGCTCGCCTACACGCCAGTGGACGTCTCGACTTGGAAGCCTGTTGAGAGGAAGTACTAG